The region TGGGCGTGGTTGCCGGCGCTGGCGGCGACGACTCCCCGGGAACGCTCCTCCGGTGTCATCAGCGTAAGGCGGTTGAGGGCTCCGCGCTCCTTGAAGCTGCCGGTCATCTGGAGGTTTTCCAGCTTGAGGTGGACCTGCTGGCCGGTGAGGTTGGAGAGCATCTCGGAGCGGGGGCAGGGGGAGTAGTAGACGCTGGAGCGGATGCGCTCGCGTGCGGCGAGGACGTCTGTGAGGGTGATGGCTTGGGTTTGGAGAAGGCTTTCAGACATTGGGTAAGGGTAAACCTTGGGCGGTGTTGTCAGTTATTAGTAAAGCAACTACAGGTTCCTCCGCTTCGCTGCGGAATGACAACAAAGGAAGTTGAGGAATGACAGACGATGAGCTAGTGGCGTGAGAGTTGGAGCCAGAGGTGGTCTATTTGGGTTTGAAGGGCTTCGAGGGTGGTTTCGTTTTCTACGATGTAGTCGCACTCGGGGGCCTTTTCGGCGTCGGGGATCTGGCGGAGGAGGATGCGGCGGGCTTCGGCGGCGAGGGTCTCGGGGTCGGCGGTGGGCGTGCGTTCGAGGGCTCGGCGGATGTGGCGCTGGATCTTGAGCCAGTCGGGGGCGGTGACCAGGATGAGGGCGTCGAAGCGGTCGCGCCAGTTGTCTCCGAATTTCGTTTCAAAGATGAGGGCGGATTCGGTGACTACGATGGCGGCGGGGTTTTGGGTGAGGATTGCTTCGGTGAGTTCGAGTTGGCGGGCGATGGTGGCGGGGTGGACGATGGCGTTGAGTTCTTCTACTCGTCCGTCCTGGAAGGCCAGGCGGGCGAGGGTGGGGCGGTTTAAGGAGCCGTCTGGGCTTAGGACTTGGGGGCCGAAGTGATGGGCTATGGCTTGGGAGACGGGGGTGCCGGGTTGCATGAGGGCTCGACCGATCTCGTCTGCGGAGAGGATGTGGGCTCCGTGGGCGGCGAGCATGGCGGCGGCGGTGGATTTTCCGGAGCCCAGGCCTCCGGTGAGGCCGATTCGTTGAGACATGTGTGTGGCTCCGAAAGAAGGCCCGGGGCTAAAGCCCCCTTCTTATTTGGCCCTTGACGGGGGCCTGAAGGCCCCCTCTAATCCGAACGGCAACGGCAACGGCAACGGCAACGGCAAGAGTAAGAGCAATGGCAACGACAACGGCAAGAGCAACGGCAAGAACAGGCAACGGCTTGGCATTGACCAGTTTCGAGTCGCGAGTTTCGAGTTACGAGTTGATGCCGCTGCGGCGGAGGGTGGCGGCTTTGACGGTGTTGGACATGAGCATGGCTATGGTGAGGGCTCCTACGCCTCCGGGGACGGGGGTGTAGGCGGAGGAGGTGGGGAAGGCGGCGGGGTCTATGTCGCCTATGACTACGGAGCCGCGCTTGGCGAAGAGGGCCTGGCGGGGCTCGTTGTTGGGAAAGAAGCGGGTGACTTCGGCCTGGTCGGTGAGGCGGTTGATGCCTACGTCGATGAGGACTGCGCCGGGTTTGACCATTTCAGGGGTGACGAAGCCGGGGCGGCCGATGGCGGCTACGAGGATGTCGGCCTGGCGGGTGACTTCAGGTAGGTTGGCGGTACGGCTGTGGCAGATGGTGACGGTGGCCGAGGCGTTCAGGAGGAGCATGGCCATGGGCTTGCCGACGATGTCGGAGCGGCCGATCACGACGGCGTTTTTGCCTGAGACGGGGAGGTTGCGGCGGCGTAGGACCTCCATCACGCCGGCGGGGGTGCAGGGCTGGAGGCCGGGCTGGCCGGAGACGAGGCGGCCTACGTTGACAGGGTGGAAGCCGTCGACGTCCTTGTCTGGGGAGACGGCTTCGAGGAGGCGTTTGGTGTCTACGTGGGTAGGGAGGGGGAGCTGGATGAGGATGCCGTCGATCTCGTTGCGGGCGTTGAGGCTGGCGACGATTTCGAGGAGCTCTTCTGTGGCGATGGACTCGGGCGGGGTGATCATCTCGGAGTAGATCCCGAGCTCGCCGCAGGTTTTGACTTTGGAGCGGACGTAGATCTCGCTGGCGGCGACGTTGCCGACGAGGATGACGGCGAGGCCGGGGGTGATGCCGCGGGCGGTGAGGGCGGCGACTTCGAGGGCGACCTCGGATTTGATCTCTGAGGCTACGGCGATGCCGTCGAGGATTTGGGGAGTGCTCATGGATCAATGATAGCTGCGCTTGTGGATGCGGGGGTGATCCCTTGGGAGAGCAGAGCAGGCGTAACGAGGATAAGAACGATCAAGGCGGGATAAGAGAGGAGCTGATGGAGTTTTCGCTTGTTTCGTTTCTGTTTTGAGTTCTCTGTTCTCTGTTTGGGTGCCGGTATCATTGGGTATGGCTTTGTTGCAGGGGCAGGTGGATCTTCTGGTTTGTCCGGTTTGTTTTGGGCGGCTCGTGCTGGCTGAGACTACCGTGCGGTGCGAGGGATGTGGGCGGGTCTATCCGGTGGTGGATGGACTGCCGGTGCTGCTGGCTGATAGGGCTGTGCGGGGTTGAAGGACTGTGCAATTTTGCACAGGAATGCGAGAGTTTTGATCCGAAATGGTATTCGGATGAAATTTGAGTCGATCTTTTCTCTCAAGTTCGAGGCGTATTTGCATCCGACAAGGGATGGATGCTTTTGAGAGATTTCCGATTGTCGAGCTGACGGATCTTCGGGATGAGCTGCGCAGCGCGGGGCTGGATAGCTGGCAGGCCGGGGAGTTGCTGACGGCTTTTCTGGCGGCTCGAGGGTATGGGGTGTCGAACGATGAGGCGCGGGGTGCGGCTTCGCGGCTGGAGGCTCGGGGATGTTCCGTGCCGCACATTCAGAGAGAGCTGGAGTCGCTGGCTTTTGTGATGTAACTGACAGCACTTCTGGCGGAGAATTTGGGTGTTGTCGACATCCAAAGGCGGCTTTTTGCATCGTTAAGGAATGCGTTCTTTTTTCCGTGGCCGTTTTGCGTCGTTCGTTATGGTGTTTGGGTTGGCTTCTGCGTGTTTTGCGCAGAGTGGTGGTGCCGGAGCGGTGCAGGGTGGGGCTCCGGGTGGGAAGAACGCAGGGGATCAGCAGCATGTGAACCAGTCGCAGGCTCCGGATACGAAGACTGCCTCGGGGTCGGATACGAAGGATTATGCTTCCGGCAGGACGGTTAAGGTGTCTCCGCTGGCTCCGGCGAGTGCGCCGGCGAAGGTGTTTGCGCGACCGCGGATTGGGCTGGCGCTGGGTGGCGGTGGTGCGCTGGCGCTCTCTGAGATCGGGGTGCTGAGGTGGTTTGAGGAACACCATATTCCGGTGGATGAGGTGGCGGGGACGTCGATGGGGTGCATGGTGTCGGCGCTGTACTCGACGGGGCGGACGCCGGAGGAGCTGACGGGCGTGATGAACGACAAGGTGTTCACGTCGGTGTTTTCGCTCTCGCAGACGTATACGTCGAAGTCGTTCCGGCGGCGGGAGGACTCGCGCGAGCTGCCGAATGCGATCACGATTGGGCTGAAGCATGGGGTGAGCTTCAGGAATGCGGTGCTGCTGGACCAGGGGTTGAACTCGTTTCTGGACAGGCAGTTTCTGCGGTATGACGACCAGGTGGACTTCAATGCGCTGCCGATTCCGCTGCGGTGCGTGTCTACGGATCTGAACGATGGGGTGCCGGTGACGTTTGCGCGTGGGTCGATTCCAGATGCGATTCGTGCTTCGGTTTCTTTGCCGGGAGTTTACAAGCCGTTTGAGATGGATGGGCATGAGTATGTGGATGGGGGGGTGCTGGACAATCTGCCGACGTCTTCCGTGAAGGCGATGGATGCGGATGTAATTCTGGCGGTGTCTCTGCCGCTTTCTCCGCTGGACAAGGGTGGCCTGGATTCGATTCTGGGGGTGCTGCAGCGGTCTTTTTCCGTGGCGATCGAAGGGGCGGAGCGGGAGCAGAGGAAGATGGCGAACGTGGTCATGATGCCCGACGTGAGTGGGTATACGGCTGCTGATTATTTGAAGACGGCGGGGCTTGCTAAGCGAGGGTATGCGGCTGCGGAGGCGAACAAGGATGCGCTGCTGAAGTATGCGGTGAGCGATGCGGATTGGCAGGAGTACCTGGTGCATCGGCGGAGTTTGAGGCGTGGGCCTGCGGCTCCGGTGTTGCGGGTAAGGGTGAAGGCTCCGAACGCGTCTGCGACGCTGGCTGTCCAGAGGCTGTTTATGCCGCTGGTGAACCAGCCGGTGGATACGCGGAAGATCGAGACGCTGCTGGACCAGGTGCGGGCGGATGGGCGGTACGACGCGGACTATACCGTGGGGTATGAGACGGAGGCGGAGTTCAGGGCGCAGCAGAGTGGGGCTGGGCTGGGGAAGAAGGGGACGGTGGATGTGCCTGTCGCTACTTCTACGAGCCAGTTGCCGGCGAAGGATCAGGATAGCTT is a window of Granulicella tundricola MP5ACTX9 DNA encoding:
- the coaE gene encoding dephospho-CoA kinase (Dephospho-CoA kinase (CoaE) performs the final step in coenzyme A biosynthesis.): MSQRIGLTGGLGSGKSTAAAMLAAHGAHILSADEIGRALMQPGTPVSQAIAHHFGPQVLSPDGSLNRPTLARLAFQDGRVEELNAIVHPATIARQLELTEAILTQNPAAIVVTESALIFETKFGDNWRDRFDALILVTAPDWLKIQRHIRRALERTPTADPETLAAEARRILLRQIPDAEKAPECDYIVENETTLEALQTQIDHLWLQLSRH
- a CDS encoding bifunctional 5,10-methylenetetrahydrofolate dehydrogenase/5,10-methenyltetrahydrofolate cyclohydrolase; its protein translation is MSTPQILDGIAVASEIKSEVALEVAALTARGITPGLAVILVGNVAASEIYVRSKVKTCGELGIYSEMITPPESIATEELLEIVASLNARNEIDGILIQLPLPTHVDTKRLLEAVSPDKDVDGFHPVNVGRLVSGQPGLQPCTPAGVMEVLRRRNLPVSGKNAVVIGRSDIVGKPMAMLLLNASATVTICHSRTANLPEVTRQADILVAAIGRPGFVTPEMVKPGAVLIDVGINRLTDQAEVTRFFPNNEPRQALFAKRGSVVIGDIDPAAFPTSSAYTPVPGGVGALTIAMLMSNTVKAATLRRSGINS
- a CDS encoding Trm112 family protein; translated protein: MALLQGQVDLLVCPVCFGRLVLAETTVRCEGCGRVYPVVDGLPVLLADRAVRG
- a CDS encoding patatin-like phospholipase family protein — encoded protein: MRSFFRGRFASFVMVFGLASACFAQSGGAGAVQGGAPGGKNAGDQQHVNQSQAPDTKTASGSDTKDYASGRTVKVSPLAPASAPAKVFARPRIGLALGGGGALALSEIGVLRWFEEHHIPVDEVAGTSMGCMVSALYSTGRTPEELTGVMNDKVFTSVFSLSQTYTSKSFRRREDSRELPNAITIGLKHGVSFRNAVLLDQGLNSFLDRQFLRYDDQVDFNALPIPLRCVSTDLNDGVPVTFARGSIPDAIRASVSLPGVYKPFEMDGHEYVDGGVLDNLPTSSVKAMDADVILAVSLPLSPLDKGGLDSILGVLQRSFSVAIEGAEREQRKMANVVMMPDVSGYTAADYLKTAGLAKRGYAAAEANKDALLKYAVSDADWQEYLVHRRSLRRGPAAPVLRVRVKAPNASATLAVQRLFMPLVNQPVDTRKIETLLDQVRADGRYDADYTVGYETEAEFRAQQSGAGLGKKGTVDVPVATSTSQLPAKDQDSLKAELNQQPNAAPQSANGQRAGAPVPNPNAPSTGGQPGLTAAVADAPDQKGLAATQRVTNESLADVADRPIILVTVADKKTGPPFLELGANVRAQTTAVTRATLQAIVLDQDLGGYGNELRTSVRVGYETAIDTEFIHPFNAVSSPGFNYFVAPHGQVLRQPEQIYSNQVRLADRLLQRFGVGGDIGVSNQRTQELRAGYDFTNIRWDLLVGQDNAATFYGNSQRARVRYAYDDQDRALIPQYGVRFVTEAAYLFDAVGSHNAPQITAEGTYAHRFRLPGEAKTFMPKKSAPDDVVEAKPNQGKEIFAMAVDSGTMFHRSVAQPFLYTLGGPVRLSASAIDEYRGTDYWLVEPGLLRRIAQLPQPLGQSIYVGLVYEAGQMYAPGQRTITRQDVFLGLAAETPLGVITFGPAIGDHNERKFVFTLGRLF